GAGAAACATCCGGACATGCTTATTACCGAAATCGACAGTGTCGTTGGCACCGCAGGAGGAAAAGTTCTTCTGACTGTCATCTTAAGAAACTGCAACTTTATGCTGGCTTTTTTGAGAGATAAAAATACTGCTCAATCTGTTGAGCAGATTTTTACAATGCTCTTCACTCTTCTGGGCAGGAAACGCTATAAGTCCATGTTTCAGGTCCTTCTTGCTGACAACGGTACAGAGTTTTCCAATCCGACGGCTATCGAAAAAGGTCCGGACGGAGAAAGAAAATCATATATGTTCTATTGCAATCCACAAGCACCGCAGGAAAAAACGAAGGTTGAAAATAATCATACTCTCATTCGAAGGATCCTTCCCAAGGGAACAACTTTCGACAATTTATCCCAAACTGATATCAACCTGATGATGTCTCATATAAACTCATACGGGAGGAAAAAATTTAACGGAAAATCTCCTGCAGAGATCTTTATCAACCTGTATGGCGAGGACGTATTGCATTTACTCGGACTCGAACTTATTCCGCCACAGGATATCTGCTTAAAGCGGACTCTTCTCGCCGGTAAATAACGGCTCCTTTTTAATTTCTTGATTGCATTAACTCTGAACTGAAAATTTTGCTTTCAGTTGAGGATCACTTTTGTATGCACTTTTTTCGGACAATTTCCTCGTAACAGCTTTTCATCCCCTTGAATTTGTTCCGTTAGCGCAATCTTGATCGTTATTATGTGTTCGTAATGACTGCTTGCTGCTTTTGTCCTGTCAAAGTAAATGCAACCCCGTCGCATTTACTTTGACGAGGTTGCATTTACTCTGAAAATTTACCTTCCGCTTTCGGGCGGTCGCCGCCGGGAGAGAGGCGGAAAATGTTCCACGTGGAACATTCCTTCGCGGAAGGGGAACCGCTGAGAGCGCTCCGCCGTTCGAAAACGAGCTCGCCTTTGCCCCTACGCCCGCGCTTTCGGACGCAGGACTTCGCCGACGAGCTGGATAAAGCGCCGCACCGCTTTGGCTGTGTAGTCGCGGCTGGGCAGGAGCGCGTAAAACTGCCGCGTCGCCAGCGGCGAATCGAGCCTGTAAAAGCACAGCGGCGTCGCCGCGGCCGTGACCATACGGTCGCTCACAAAAGCGGCAGCGAAGCCGCCTGCCGCCAGATGATAGGTGGTGGCGAGCTGACTCAGCTCAATCTTGAGGCGCGGTTTGACGCCGACGGCGGCGAAAATTTGCAGCATACGGTCGTGAAGATTGTTACCGGGCATCAGCGAGATGAACTCAAGCTCTCCGCAGCGCTCGGCGGGCAGCGCGGGACAATCCCCATGCAGATGATGGCCGTTCATGACGCCGCGCGGCGGCAGGGCGAAGGCTCGGTATCGGCGGTTGAACGGATGGGCGCGGGGCACTGCCAGCAGAATGCGATCGCTGAACATGGGGTAACGCTCGAAGTCCTTCATGAAGAGTTGGTTGCAGCTGAACGTCAGGTCTACGGCGCGTTCCTCCAGCATCTTGGTGAGGACGGCCGAACTGTGCTCGACCAGCTCCAGGGCGATGCCCGGATAAAGCTGGCTGTAGCGCGACAACACCGGCGGCAGGATGTAGCTGTTGATGTAGTGGGAGCCGCCGATGCGCACGTGTCCGGTTTGGAGGTCGTTGATGTCGCCGATCCGCTGCGTCAGTTCCGCCTCGATTTTTTGATGCGTGTGATCGCGTTGATGTAAAGCCAGCCGGCTTCGGTGAGCTGAAAGGGGCGCACCTTGCGGTCGAACAGCGTCATGCCGATGGACGACTCGATTTTTTGATCGCCATGCTCAGCGCCGGCTGCGTGATATACAGTTTTTCCGCCGCTTTCGAAAGGCTGCCGCTTTTGTAGACCTCGTAGACGTACTCCAGCTCCTGTCTCATAACATAAATTCTCCTTATGGTGTAATAAATTTCCAGTAATTGAATTTATGTTACCGCCGCCGTATGATGACGTCAAGCAAGATATTCGACTTTCAAGGGGGGATTGAATGTGAACATCAACGCTTTGCTCATGGATGAGAAAGACAACGTGGTCACCTGCGTCGAAGAGGTGCCGGCCGGGGCGCCGGTCGTTTATCGCCACGGCGATGAGCTCTGCACGCTCACGGCGGAGGAGACGATTCCCTATTGCCACAAGGTCGCCTTGGTCCCGCTGGACGAGGGGGACGAAGTGATCAAGTACGGCGAGCTGATCGGCCGCACCTTGGTACCGATCGCGAAAGGGCACTGGGTCTCGCACGAGAACATCTTCAGCGTGCCGCGAGACTACGCCAGTGAAATGGTATAAGGAGGGGGAAACGATGCAGTTTTGGGGATACAAACGCCAGGAGGGGCGCGCGGGCATCCGCAATCACGTGTTGATCCTGCCCACGTGTGCCTGCGGCAGCGAGAGCGCGCGCATCATCGCGTCGCAGGTGCGCGGCGCCGTGAACATCATTTTCAACACCGGCTGTTCCGACGTGGCGGCGAACACGGCCATGTCGCAGAAAGTGCTGACGGGTTTCGCCTGCAATCCCAACGTCTACGGTGTCGTCATCATTGGCCTTGGCTGCGAGACGGTGGGGCACGCGCAGTTGCGCGAAAAAATCCGGGGAATGACCAGCAAGCCCGTGGTTTCTTTCGGCATTCAGGAAGAGGGCGGCACGCTCAGAACCATCGAAAAAGCTGTCCGCGCCGCGCGCGACATGGCCGCCGAAGCCGCCATGCAGCAAAAAGAACGGTGTGACATATCGAATCTGCTTCTGGGCATCGAGTGCGGCGGCTCCGACGCTACCTCGGGCATCGCCAGCAATCCCGCCGTGGGCGAGCTCAGCGACCTGCTCGTGGATCTCGGCGCTTCGACGATCATGAGCGAGTCCATCGAATGGATCGGCGCCGAGCACGTCGTCGCCCGGCGTGCGGCGACGCCGGAACTGCACAACAAGATCATCGAGATCTGCCGGAGTTACGAAGAACACCTCAAGGCGGCGGGGCAGGACTGCCGCGCCGGTCAGCCCACGCCCGGCAACAAGGCAGGCGGCCTTTCCACGCTCGACGAGAAAAGCCTCGGCTGCATCCGCAAGGGCGGCTCCCGCCCCATCGTCGAAGTGCTGGCGCAGGCCGAGCGCCCCACGAAGCACGGCGCCATCGTCATGGACACGGCCGGTTACGACATCTCCTCCGTCACCTCCATGGTAGCTGGCGGCTGCAATGCCGTGATCTTCACCACGGGGCGCGGCACGCCGACGGGCAACGCCATCGTGCCCGTACTCAAGGTGACGGCCAACGCCCGCACCTATCGGATGATGGACGACAACATGGACGTCGATCTGAGCGGCATCATCAAGGGCACGACGACGTATCGGGAAAGCGGCAGGGAGCTCCTTGAGATCATCGGAGACGTCTGTAACGGCAAGATGACCAAGGCCGAAGCCTACGGCTTCTCCGACATCGCGATCGATCACGTCTGCCGCTTCGTTTGATTTTTCATTAAAGGGGGAAGAGAAATGGGATTCATCTTTAAACCGTGGAACAAACTGAGCCTGTTCACGCGCATCATGATCGGCTTCGCGCTCGGCGTCGCCGCGGGGCTGATCTTCGGCAGGCAGGCCGCGGTGCTGAAACCGCTGGGAACAATCCTCACCAACCTGCTGACCATGGTGGTGGCGCCGCTGGTGCTCTGCCTGCTGGTCTGTGCGGCCGCCGACGTGGGAGACGGCAAGAAGCTGGGACGCATGGGCGTGAAGACGGTGGTCGTCTTCCTTGTCAGCACTGCGTTCGCCATCGTCATCGGCCTGATCTTCGCCAATCTCATGAAGGTCGGCACGGGCGTCAGCATCGAGCTCGCCAAGGAATCGGCGAAGACGACGGCGAAACAGGTCTCCATGCTCGACACGCTGATCAACGTTATCCCCAAAAATCCTTTCGAGGCCCTGTCGAAACAGAACCTGCTGCAGATCATTTTCTTTGCGCTGCTGCTGGGCTTCGCGCTGATGAAGATCGGCCCCAAGGGGCAAGCGTTGCTCGACATGTTCCGCGCCGGACAGGAAGCGATGAAAAAGATCACCACTATCGTGCTCGAGTTCACGCCTTACGGCGTTTTTGGCCTGATGGCGCAAGTCGTGGGAGCCAACGGCCCGGATATCCTCATCCCTTACATCAAGGCGATCGCGGCCATGTACATCGCCTCGTTCCTCTATCTGGTCGTCGTTCAGGCCGGTCTGATGGCCGGCGTGATTGGGCGCGTCAGCCCGCTCCGTTTCCTGAAAACGATGAAGGAAGCGATGACCTTCGTCTTCGCCACCTGTTCCAGCGTCGCCACGATCCCGCTCAACCTCGAATGCACGAAGAAACTTGGCGTCGACGAGGAGACGGCCAACTTCGTGATCCCCTTCGGTGCCGTCATGAACATGAACGGCACCGCCATCTACGAAGCCATCGCCGTGGTCTTCACGGCCCAGATCTTCGGCGTGCCGCTCACCGTCGCCGATCAGGTCATGATCATGCTCACCGCCACGTTGGCTTCCATTGGCACCGCCGGCGTGCCCGGCTCGGGGCTGGTGATGCTGACCATCGTGCTCACCTCGGTCCATCTGCCCATGGAAGCGATCGGGCTGCTGGCCGGTATCGACCGCATCCTCAACATGGCCCGCGTGATCCCCAACATCGCCGGCGACGCGGCCACGGCGCTGATCGTCTCCCGTTCCGAAGGCACGTTCAAAGCCCCGGAGCCGACTGGCGGACAGTGACCGCGAAAAGGCGCCCCGGCGCCGGAACGCGGAGAAGACCGCGTCGGCATGGAGCGGACGTCCGCGTTTCGCGCGGGACATGCGGCACGCAAAAAAATCCCCGGCGGCCATTTTTTTTCGGCCGCCGGGGATTTTTTGTGTGCCGTCCATTTTTGCGTTTGGCAAAGCAAAGCACGTCTTCTCGGGCGCCGCGGATGCCCCGGCCGTCAGGCGTTCTCGCCCAGAAAGCGCGCGAAGCCGCGCACGCTGTTGCCGAGGAAGTACGCTTCGCGGCTCTGCGCGCTTTCGGTATAGGCGACGAGGTTGGCCAGTTCGGGGTCTTCGCGCCGCAGCAATTCGACCGTTTCGTCTTCGCTCAGGCCGTCTCGCAGGGCCTGGGCGATCGTTTCTTCCCAGAAAAGGTTCTGTCTCAGCGCCCGTTCGGGCAGCGTGCGGTCGGACGAAGCGCCGAAGTGCCCGGCGCAGAACAGGTCCCAGTCGGCGGCGGCGAGCTTTCTCATGCTCTCGCGGCCGATTTCCGGCACATAGCGGGGCGGCGTGGCGGGACGGATGCCGTCCCGCCGCCGGCCGTCGGCGAACCAGCTCGAGGCGCCGTCGCCGGGGATGACGCCGAGCGCTTCGCCGCCGAAGCAGAGGCGTCGCCCCGCGCAGCGGCGCAGGAAGGAGACGTGGTGAGCGGCGTGCCCTGGCGTGTCGATGACGCGCCACGCGGGGGGCAGCTGTTTGCGCGCGACGAGAGCGGAAGCGGGCACGGGCAGCGGCGGCCGGTAAGCGGCGGCCATCGCTTCGCCGAGCGTGGCGGCGGTGGCCTGCCAGAGCTTTTGCGGCGAGATCAGGTGTTGGGCGGCGCGCTCGCAGCAGAACACTTTCAGCCGCGGGTAATCGCGGCACAGACAGCCGGCCGCGCCGCAGTGGTCGAGGTGGATGTGGGTGAGCAGCAGCAGGTCGGGCACGGCTTCCAGGTCGTCCAGCGCTTTTTTGAGACGCGCGTAGGAACCGGCCACGCCGCAGTCGACCAGCGCGGTTTCGCCGGGAGCGCGCAGCAGCCAGGCGCCGAGGAACTCCTCGAAGCCGGGCCGGCCGTCCAGCGGCAGGCGGATCAGGTCGAGCGACTCGCCGCCGGCGGCGGCGACGGGGCGGACGTCGTTTGTCCGGGTCATGGCGAAAACCTCCTTGTATGAAGAGCGATGACGTGGTTTATTGTACCGCGGCGGAAATTTTTTTCCAGCGCCGGGCGCGGAGGATGCCGGAGCGGATTTTGTCTTTCGCCTTTCCTGAAACCGATTGCACGGTTCGCGGCGCCTTGCTATAATGGACCGGCCTCCGAGATTTCGCGGCGGAGGAAAAGTTCGTTATCCTTCAAAGGAGTGGATCGCACGTGAAGAAGTTGGCAAGTCTGTTTCTCGCCGCTGCGCTGATCGCCCCGGCCTCGCTGGCCGCGGCGGAGTACCCGGCGATGAACGTCCGCCTCAGTCACAACCAGCCTGTCGGCAGCCCGGAGGACGTCGGCGCCCAGACGTTCAAAAAGCTGATGGAAGAGAAATCGGGCGGCAGGATCACCGTGGACGTGTTCCCGCAGATGCAGCTGGGCTCGATGCGCGAGCAGGCCGAAATGGTGCAGATGGGCACGCTGGAGATGTCCGTGCAGCCCACTTCCGTGCTGACGCCTTTCGTCGAGGAACTGAGCGTCATCGACTTCCCGTTTCTGTGGGCCGACAAGGACGAGCTGTACCGCATCATGGACGGCGAAGTCGGCGGGAAGTTCTACGCCTTCTGCGAGAAGAAGGGCTTCAAGACCCTGGGCTTGTGGGCTTCGGGTTTCAAACAGATCACGACCAAGGGCAGGCCGGTGAACGCGCCCGAGGATCTGAAGGGCATGAAGATCCGCGTCATGCCCAGCCCGCAGCTGGTGGAGCAGTACAAGTCGTGGGGCGCCAATCCGATCCCGATCGAGTACGCCGAGCTGTACAACGCGCTGCAGCAGAACATCGTCGACGGTCAGGAGAATCCTTTGCAGACCATCGCCATGGCCAAGCTGTACGAGGTGCAGGATTATCTGACGATCTCCGATCACGGGTTCCTCGGTTATCTGTTCATCGTCAACAGGCGCTGGTTCGAGAAGCAGGGCGAGGACGTACGGAAGCTGATCGTCGAGTGCGAACGCGGCGCCCGCGAGGCGGAACGCCTGGCGCAGGCAGAGGGCGAGGCCAGATTCCTCGAGCAGATCAAACAGTCCAAGATCGCCGTCGGCGAACTGACGGACGAGAACCGCGCCAAGTTCATCGAGGTCAGTAAGCCGCTGCACGACAAGTTCGTCGAGGGCTCGGCGACCAAGGCGGAGCTGCTGAAAGCGGTTTACGAGGCCAAATAACCCGCGGCGTCCGGCGCGGCGAAAAAACAAGGGGCGGCTCCTGCAGGAGGTTCGCCCCTTTCGTTTTTATATTCATGATGCGTTGCATGAAACTGGGAGGAGATCGAAAAATGCTCAGGTTCCTCGGCAGGATTGAGGAGATTTTCTGCGCGGCCGCTCTGCTGACAACGGCTCTTGTGCTGTTCGTCAACGTGGTGCTGCGCTATGTTTTCAGCGCCAGCACGAGCTGGGCCGAAGAGCTGATCCGCTATCTGATGATCTGGATCACTTTTATCGGCGGCAGCGTCTGCGTGCGGCGGGGGGCGCATATCCGCATGGACTTTCTGCTCGGCGTGCTGCCCGAAAAAATGGCCGGCGCGCTGACGCGTCTGGTCTATCTGATCGCGGCGGGATTCTGCGCGGCGCTGTTCCGGTACAGCTATCAGCTGGTGCGGTTCACCGTGGAACTCGAGCAGACTTCGCCGGCGATGGGAATCCCCATGTGGATCCCTTATCTGGCGATGCCTTTGGGATCGGCGCTGATGGCGCTGCGTTTCGTTCAGGCCGCTTTCGGGAAGGAGGGCGCCTAGATGACGGTCTTTCTGATGTGCGCGCTGCTGGCGCTGCTGTTCGGCAGCGTGCCGATCTTCGTCGCTCTGGCGGCGGCCGTGCTGGTTTCGATGCTGCTCTTCACGGGACTCGATCCGATGGTGCTGGCGCAGCGCATGTTCGGCGGACTCGACAAGTTCTCGCTGATGTCGATGCCGTTTTTCATCTTCGCCGCCAATCTGATGGACACGGGCGGACTCTCCAAGCGCATCCTCAAGTGGACGCGCAGCCTCGTGGGGGCGCGCAAGGGCGGACTGGCCTACACGACGCAGTGCACCTGCATGATCTTCGGCGCGCTCTGCGGCTCCAGCCCGGCGACGGTGGTCGCCATGGGGCGCGTGCTCTATCCCGAGCTGATCGAAAGCGGCTATCCCGAGGATTTCTCCGCCGGTCTGATCGCGTCGTCGGGATCGGTGGCGCTGATCATCCCGCCCAGCGTGACGCTGATCATGTACGCGGCTGCCACGGGCGTGTCGGTGGGCTCGCTGTTCATGTCGGGCGTCAGCGCCGGGATCGTCTACGGGCTGGCGACGGTCGTCTACATCTGGTACTTCGCGCGCCATCACGATCTCAAGGTCTCGGCGCCCTCCAGCCGCGGCGAGATCGTCCGCAATACGCTGGAAGCCGGCTGGTCGCTGATGGTGCCGGTGATCATCCTCGGCGGCATTTACTGCGGCGTGTTCACGCCCACCGAGGCGGCGGGGATCTCCGCCGTTTACGCGCTGTTCGTCGGCGTGGCGGTCTACCGCGAGATCACCTGGGCGAAACTGTTCGACGTGTGTCTGCGTTCGGCCGTGACCTGCGCGCAAGTGATGATCCTCGTCGCCGCGGCCACGAGCTTCGCCTGGTTCCTCACCGTGGCGCGCATCCCGCAGATGGTCACGGCGGCGATCATCGAAAACATCAAAACGCCCTGGGCGTTCATCGCCATGGTCAACGTCATTCTGCTGATCGTGGGCATGTTCATGGAAGGCATCGCCGCCATCGTCATCCTCGCGCCGCTGTTCTTCCCGATCGCCCAGCAGATGGGCATCGACCCGCTGCATCTGGGCATCATCATGGTCTCCAACCTGGCGCTGGGCAACTTCACTCCGCCGTTCGGACTGAACCTGTTCGTGGCCGCGGGCGTGACCGGGCTGCCGATGTCGAAGATCATCGGCGCGGTGACGAAGTTCATCATCGTCTCGATCGTCGGTCTGCTGGTGATCTCCTACGTGCCGGCGCTTTCAACCTTCCTGCCGGCGCTGGTGTACGGCCGTTAGGGAGCGCGGGGAATGTCGGGTTTCGAGCGCGTCCGCGAACTGGTCGCGGCGATCTCGCAGACCGGGCGCGGCGAGCGGGGCGTTTCCCGCCTCGCTCTGACCGAGGCGGACCGTCAGGCGCGCGAGATCGTGATCGAAGAGATGAAATCGCTCGGCATGTCGGTGACGACCGACGCCTGCTGCAATCTGTGGGGACGTTTCGAGGGAAGCGCGGACCAGCCGGGCGTGGTGATCGGCTCGCATCTGGATTCTGTGCCCGAGGGCGGGTGCTACGACGGCGTGCTCGGCGTGGCCTGCGGGCTGGGCGCGGCGCGCGACCTCCTTGCCGAAAATCCGCATCCGCGGCGTTCGCTGTCGGTGGTGGTCTTCACCGCGGAGGAATCGAGCCGCTTTTCGCTGGCGACGATCGGCAGCAAAGCGGCGACGGGCAATCTGTCGCTGATGGACACGCTGCGCTTCAAGGACAAACAGGGCGTGACGCTGCTCGACGCGCTGCGCGATTTCGGCGGGCGGCCCGAGCGGATCCCGCGCGACTGCCTGGCGCCGGCGTCGTATCACTCTTATTTCGAACTGCACATCGAACAGGGGCCGGTGCTCGACTGGAACGGCGAGGACGTGGGCATCGTCGAGGCGATCGCCGCGCCGACGCGTTTCATGCTCGAAGTGATCGGCGAACAGGCCCATTCCGGCGCTTGTCCGATGAACCTGCGCCACGACGCCATGGCCGCGGCGGCGGAGATAATCCTCGCCGCGGAGCGCGCCGGACGTGAGGAAAGCGAGTTCGGCACGGTCGCCACCGTGGGCGTGTGCGAGTGTTTCCCCGGGGCCATGAACGTGGTGCCGGGGCGAGTCGTTCTGAAAGTGGACGTGCGCGGCATCGTCGAAAAAAGCATCCGCCGCGCCTGCGACGAGATCAAGGCGCGCGTCGGAAGCGTCTGCGCCGAACGCGGCGTGAGGGCGAACTTCACGCTCTACTCGGCCGACAAGCCCGTCGCCATGGACGGCCTGCTGGCGCGCCGCCTCGAAAACGTCTGCAAAGACTTGCAGGTCAAATACCGGCGCATGCTCAGCGGCGCGGGACACGACGCCATGTACATGGCCACGCTGATCCCTTCGGCGCTGATTTTCGTGCCGTGCAAGGACGGCGTCAGCCACAACCCGGCCGAAACGGTGGACTGGCGGCGCGTGCGTCCCGGCTATGAAGTGCTGCTCCAGGCGGTGAAAGACATCGTTCGGTAACTTTTTTACGAAGACTCCGGAATCCCAGGGATATTTTTATAAGGAGGCTGTTCATGAAACCGATCCTGTTTCAAAAAGCGCGCCTGATCGACCCCGATCTGAAAATGGACATGCGGGGCGATCTGCTGGTCGAAAACGGCGTCGTTTCCGCCCTCGGCCCCGAGCTGCTGCCGACCGCGGACGCCGAAAAGATCGACTGCGGCGGCGCAGTCCTGGCCCCAGGACTGGTCGATCTGCACGTGCATTTCCGCGATCCCGGCCAGACCGAAAAGGAAACATTGGAGACGGGCTGCGCCGCCGCGGCCAACGGCGGCTTCACGGCCGTAGTGACGATGGCCAACACCAAACCGGCCGTCGATTCGCCCGAGCTGATCCGCAGCTGCATCAAGCGCAACCGGACCATGGACTGCCGCATCTATCCGGGGGGCGCGGTCACCAAGGGGCTGGGCGGCAAAGAACTGACCGACTTCGAAGCGTTGAAGGAAGCCGGCGCGGTCTGCCTGACCGACGACGGCATCACCGTCGGCAGCGGGCCGCTGTTTTACGAAGCCATGGAAAAAGCGGCCGCCGTCGGCCTGCCCGTGAGCGTTCACTGCGAGGCTCCCGGCTTCGAAGGCGACCGCTCCATGAACCGCGGCGAGATCTCCAAAAAACTGGGGCTCGCCGGCGCGCCGGCGCTGGCCGAGGAGCTGATGATCATGCGCGACGTGTTCTTCGCCGAGAAGACGGGCGCGCATGTGCACGTGCAGCATGTCAGTTCGCGCCGCGGCGTCGAGATCATCGCGGCGGCGAAAGCCCGCGGCGTCGCCGTTACCGGCGAGGCCACGCCGCATCACATGTTCCTCGACGAAACGGCGATTCTCGAATGCGGCGCCAACGCCAAGATGAGCCCGCCGCTGCGCACGGCCGACGACGCGGCGGCGATCCGCGAGGCGCTGATGAGCGGCGTGCTCGACGTGGTCGCCACCGATCACGCGCCGCACACGCCGGCCGAAAAAGCCCTCGGCATCGCCAAGGCCCCCAACGGCATCATCGGTCTGGAAACGTCGCTGGGGCTGTGCCTCGACGGATTGTGCCGCGAGCGTGGATTTTCGCTTTCCTCGCTGGTGGAGCGCATGAGCTCCGCGCCGCGGCGGATTTTCAAGCTGCCGCCCGTCCATCTTCAGCCCGGCTCGCCGGCCGATCTGACGCTGTTCGATCCCGAACGCCGCTGGCGCGTGGACGCGGCGAAGTTCAAATCGAAGGCGCGCAACTGTCCGTTCAACGGCTGGACGCTGAGCGGCACGGTCCTGATGACCGTGCTGGGCGGGAGGATCGTCTGCGATCGAAGAACTTTTCGTGCAATCGGTTGTATAAAACGGTCCGTTGCGATACAATAAATCCGTCGATCGCGCGGCCGTTTGCACGGCGCGCCGGGGGGATGAAAGCGCGCCGTGCAAACGGCCGCGCGGGAAGCGCCAACGAGAGGGGAGTTTGGATTGATTCGCGATTACGATTCGCGGCTGCTCGAAAAGGAACGGATCTCGCCGGACATCTGGCATTTGACGTTCGCGTGTCCAGAGATTGCCGAAAACGCGCGGCCGGGGAATTTCGTGCTGCTCAAAACGTCGGCCGCCACGGCGCCGCTGCTGCGCCGGCCGCTCGGCATCCTCGATGCCGACCCCGCAAAGGGGACGATCGAGACGCTTTTCCGCGTCGTTGGGCAGGGCACGGCTCTGCTGGCTGCCGCCGAACCTGGCGCGTCGCTTTCCGTGCGCGGGCCCGTAGGCGGGCAGTTCGCCCCGTTCCGGCACGAAAAAGTCTGGGGCGTGGCCGGCACGCTGGGCATCGCGCCGCTGCTGTTCCTGTGCCGCGAGCTGAACGGTTTCGACCGTCTGTTCCTCGGCGTCGGCAACGCCTCGTGGCGGAGCTTCGCCGACTGGGTGCGCGCCCGCGCGCCGGAGATGGTTTTGTACAGCGACGACGGTTCGATCGGACGCAGGGGATTTTCCATCGCCGGACTGGAAGGGCAGGATCTGAGCGACGTGTCGCTGGCCTGCTGCGGCCCCAATCCAATGATGAAAGCGCTGTACGAACGGTACGGCGCGCAGTGCGACGACATCCAGGTCAGCCTCGAGCGCCGCATGGGCTGCGGCATGGGCGGCTGCTTCGGCTGCGTGGTCGACACCACGACGGGACGGCGGCGCGTCTGCATCGACGGCCCCGTGTTCCAGGCCAGGGAGGTGAAATGGGATGAGCTGCATCTCTGATCCGCTCGCGCTCGACGTCGGCGGCATGAAGCTGAAAGTCCCCGTCGTGATCGCGTCGGGCACGTGGGCTTACGAAGCCGGAATGTGGGCGGACGACCTGACGCGCCACGTCGGCGCGATCTGTTCCAAAGCCATCACCAAGGATCCCTGCCCCGGTAATCCCGGCTGCCGCATCTGGGAGACGCCCTCGGGCGTTCTCAACAGCATCGGATTGCAGAACGAGGGCATCGACCGCTTCATCGACTGCCGTCTGCCCGACCTGAAAAAACGCGGCGTGCCCGTGATGCTCAACGTCTGTATGCAGAGCGCCGAAGATCTGGCTTACATGATGGACCGCATCGCCGAAGCCGGGGACATGGTCGACGGCGTGGAACTGAACGTTTCCTGCCCCAACACCGATCACGGCTGCATGAGCTGGGGCGTCGACCCGGCGCTGACGGCGCAGGCCACGGAGATGGCGCGCCGGCGCTGGGACGGCCCGTTGTGGGTGAAGCTGACGCCGCAGGCGCCCGACATTCCTGCGGTGGCGAAGGCCGCCGAGTCGGCCGGAGCCAGCGCGGTCGTGACCGCCAACACCTGGCTGGGCATGGCGATCGACACGCTGCGCGGGGTGCCGGTTTTCAGCCGCCGTGTGGCGGGACTTTCCGGCCCGGCCGTTTTTCCGCTGGCGCTGCGCGTCGTCTGGGACGCGGCCGGCGCCGTGAAAATTCCAGTGATCGGCTGCGGCGGCGTGGACGGCCCCGATTCGGCGCTGGCCATGATCATGGCCGGAGCCAGCGCCGTGGAAGTCGGAGCGGCGCTGTTCGGCGATTTCAAAGTGCTTGAAAACGTCCACGAGGGATTGCTCGCCGCCGTGGAGCGCTGGAACGTCGCTTCCCTGGCCGAACTGATCGGCCGCGCCCGCCGC
This sequence is a window from Pyramidobacter sp. YE332. Protein-coding genes within it:
- a CDS encoding LysR family transcriptional regulator → MRQELEYVYEVYKSGSLSKAAEKLYITQPALSMAIKKSSRPSA
- a CDS encoding TRAP transporter substrate-binding protein, which encodes MKKLASLFLAAALIAPASLAAAEYPAMNVRLSHNQPVGSPEDVGAQTFKKLMEEKSGGRITVDVFPQMQLGSMREQAEMVQMGTLEMSVQPTSVLTPFVEELSVIDFPFLWADKDELYRIMDGEVGGKFYAFCEKKGFKTLGLWASGFKQITTKGRPVNAPEDLKGMKIRVMPSPQLVEQYKSWGANPIPIEYAELYNALQQNIVDGQENPLQTIAMAKLYEVQDYLTISDHGFLGYLFIVNRRWFEKQGEDVRKLIVECERGAREAERLAQAEGEARFLEQIKQSKIAVGELTDENRAKFIEVSKPLHDKFVEGSATKAELLKAVYEAK
- a CDS encoding UxaA family hydrolase translates to MNINALLMDEKDNVVTCVEEVPAGAPVVYRHGDELCTLTAEETIPYCHKVALVPLDEGDEVIKYGELIGRTLVPIAKGHWVSHENIFSVPRDYASEMV
- a CDS encoding dicarboxylate/amino acid:cation symporter: MGFIFKPWNKLSLFTRIMIGFALGVAAGLIFGRQAAVLKPLGTILTNLLTMVVAPLVLCLLVCAAADVGDGKKLGRMGVKTVVVFLVSTAFAIVIGLIFANLMKVGTGVSIELAKESAKTTAKQVSMLDTLINVIPKNPFEALSKQNLLQIIFFALLLGFALMKIGPKGQALLDMFRAGQEAMKKITTIVLEFTPYGVFGLMAQVVGANGPDILIPYIKAIAAMYIASFLYLVVVQAGLMAGVIGRVSPLRFLKTMKEAMTFVFATCSSVATIPLNLECTKKLGVDEETANFVIPFGAVMNMNGTAIYEAIAVVFTAQIFGVPLTVADQVMIMLTATLASIGTAGVPGSGLVMLTIVLTSVHLPMEAIGLLAGIDRILNMARVIPNIAGDAATALIVSRSEGTFKAPEPTGGQ
- a CDS encoding MBL fold metallo-hydrolase, translated to MTRTNDVRPVAAAGGESLDLIRLPLDGRPGFEEFLGAWLLRAPGETALVDCGVAGSYARLKKALDDLEAVPDLLLLTHIHLDHCGAAGCLCRDYPRLKVFCCERAAQHLISPQKLWQATAATLGEAMAAAYRPPLPVPASALVARKQLPPAWRVIDTPGHAAHHVSFLRRCAGRRLCFGGEALGVIPGDGASSWFADGRRRDGIRPATPPRYVPEIGRESMRKLAAADWDLFCAGHFGASSDRTLPERALRQNLFWEETIAQALRDGLSEDETVELLRREDPELANLVAYTESAQSREAYFLGNSVRGFARFLGENA
- a CDS encoding IS30 family transposase; this encodes MCPDFKEEVCPQLSVPPYVCNGCPNRHRCTLKKRIYSAKSANDSYEKTLHEAREGFNISDAELADIDSFFSPLIKQGQSLYHIIRNNRDTVPCSESTARRLLLSGILEARKIDLPRAVRFKKRKGKRNNMKVDKKCREGRTYNDFLSFSEKHPDMLITEIDSVVGTAGGKVLLTVILRNCNFMLAFLRDKNTAQSVEQIFTMLFTLLGRKRYKSMFQVLLADNGTEFSNPTAIEKGPDGERKSYMFYCNPQAPQEKTKVENNHTLIRRILPKGTTFDNLSQTDINLMMSHINSYGRKKFNGKSPAEIFINLYGEDVLHLLGLELIPPQDICLKRTLLAGK
- a CDS encoding LysR family transcriptional regulator substrate-binding protein — its product is MEAELTQRIGDINDLQTGHVRIGGSHYINSYILPPVLSRYSQLYPGIALELVEHSSAVLTKMLEERAVDLTFSCNQLFMKDFERYPMFSDRILLAVPRAHPFNRRYRAFALPPRGVMNGHHLHGDCPALPAERCGELEFISLMPGNNLHDRMLQIFAAVGVKPRLKIELSQLATTYHLAAGGFAAAFVSDRMVTAAATPLCFYRLDSPLATRQFYALLPSRDYTAKAVRRFIQLVGEVLRPKARA
- a CDS encoding UxaA family hydrolase, giving the protein MQFWGYKRQEGRAGIRNHVLILPTCACGSESARIIASQVRGAVNIIFNTGCSDVAANTAMSQKVLTGFACNPNVYGVVIIGLGCETVGHAQLREKIRGMTSKPVVSFGIQEEGGTLRTIEKAVRAARDMAAEAAMQQKERCDISNLLLGIECGGSDATSGIASNPAVGELSDLLVDLGASTIMSESIEWIGAEHVVARRAATPELHNKIIEICRSYEEHLKAAGQDCRAGQPTPGNKAGGLSTLDEKSLGCIRKGGSRPIVEVLAQAERPTKHGAIVMDTAGYDISSVTSMVAGGCNAVIFTTGRGTPTGNAIVPVLKVTANARTYRMMDDNMDVDLSGIIKGTTTYRESGRELLEIIGDVCNGKMTKAEAYGFSDIAIDHVCRFV